The Prunus dulcis chromosome 3, ALMONDv2, whole genome shotgun sequence genome segment TGCGGTTGCGTGCGGCCAATTCAAGTTCAACTCCAACTAGGTGTTGCAATATACACATTCTTCCCTTTAGTTTCAGAGCTGGCTGAAGAAATTGCAGCCAGTGTGGCACTAAACCATAGCCAAGTTCGAATTATGGGAGCAGATGCGGTCAGTCAGCAGCTAGAAAAAAGCGCTGTCCTCATTAACTTGGTGCCTACAGGAATAACATTTGATGGCACTACTGCATTCCAAATCTATGAAAAGTTCTGGCGCAGACAGGTTTCCATAAAGCCTTCCCTCTTTGGAGATTATGAAGTTTTCTATGTTCACTATCCAGGTGTTCCACCTTCTCCCCCTTCAGCATCCTCAAGCATTTCTACGACAGATGATGGGCCATACACTGGAAAAGACAACAATGGAAGGGCAATAAAACCTTTTGGAGTTGATGTAccaaggagaaaaagagatgggcttggaaaaagtatgattGCTGTGATTGTTGTATCATCTTTCACAGCCTTTCTTTTATGTGTCGGAGTTGTCTGGCTTTTGTTGCTGAAATGTGGATCATGTCACTCACATCAACTGGAAAAGTTTCCACAAACTTTGACATCATCTCCTACAAAACTCTCAGGTATTTTGAAATGCAGCCAAATTCTCCCTGACCTTAAGGCAGTTTACTCACAACAAGCTTATaacattaattttattttgagcaTGTTGCACAACTATATATAATCTATAGCGAGATGTTAATGGAAgttcctttaatttttaatcatTATTCCTTCATAGTACAGTTGGAACTATTCGAACTTACTCCagaatattaacaaaatatactCAACAGGGGCTCCGAGGTCGGTGATGTTCGGAAGCATGCGTGGTTCTGGATCAACATCCTTGAGTTCTGGCACACTGAATTATACTGGATCTGCTAAAACCTTCACTTTGAACGACATGGAGAGAGCCACTAATAATTTTGATGCTTCAAGAATACTTGGAGAAGGTGGTTTTGGGCTTGTTTACAGTGGCATTTTGGATGATGGAAGAGAGGTGGCAGTGAAGGTTCTCAAGAGAGAAGATCATCATGGTAGCCGTGAATTCTTGGCGGAAGTTGAGATGCTAAGCCGTCTTCACCATAGAAATTTGGTTAAATTGATTGGTATCTGTACTGAGGGCCATACTCGCTGCCTAGTCTATGAACTTGTTCCAAATGGGAGTGTTGAATCCCATTTACATGGTAgataaaagtttaaaaaaattaatttctacATCAATACTTCAACATTTGTTTGGTTGAAATGCTAGATATTTAGTTGCTTAAATGATTGGACACAGCTTTGAATTATGAGTGGCTTATTCTTGTGTTCTTTCAGGCATTGACAAGGAAACTGATCCGCTTGATTGGGATGCCAGAATAAAGATTGCCCTCGGTGCAGCTAGGGGCTTAGCTTATCTCCATGAAGACTCAAATCCTCGCGTAATACATCGTGACTTCAAGGCTAGCAATATCTTGTTGGAATATGATTGTACACCCAAAgtttcagattttggattggCTAGAGCGGCATTAGAAGAGGGAAAGAGACATATTTCAACACATGTTATGGGAACTTTTGGGTAACTTCTTTACCATCaagtatatattatatatatatgcatacatatatatatacaagtaaTACGTATGCCAGACatttttgatatgttatgtTGCCAGACTGTTGTCTAAAAACCGGTGATACAATGAATTCTTAATGGAATTTTGTGGTCCAAGTCGTACATAAATATGGCAACTTATTAGTTTTACATAAACATGCTCTATCTTGTTTCTTGGTCCAGTTATTTAGCTCCGGAGTATGCAATGACTGGCCATCTCTTAGTGAAAAGTGACGTTTACAGCTATGGTGTAGTCCTTCTTGAGCTTCTATCAGGGAGAAAACCTGTAGACCTGTCACAACCTCCAGGCCAAGAAAACCTTGTTGCTTGGGCTCGCCCACTCCTCACAAGCAAGGAGGGGCTAGAAATGATAATAGACCCAGCCTTAAAGCCATCTGATATCTCATGGGATAGTGTGACCAAGGTAGCAGCAATTGCTTCAATGTGTATACAACCAGAAGTATCTCACCGGCCTTTCATGGGCGAGGTTGTGCAGGCCTTAAAGCTAGTATGCAACGAGTTCAAAGAAACACAAGAAGTAGGAGCTTCAACAAGTTGTGGCCAAGATGATCTCTTCATTCATATAGATAGTGGCAGCTTGGAAGCCTCACAATCACAGCAGGAGCAGGAGCTGCCGGGGTTTGGTGCTGGCCATGGCACCAAGATACCATCAACATCAGATCTTTTAAGTGCACCTGTGGGACTTGAGGTTGAGGGGCAGGAATTTGGGTCTTTTAGGAGGTACTCTAGTTCAGGGCCACTGAGGACAGGGAAGAGGAAGCAGTTTTGGCAGAGACTAAGAAGTTTGTCTAGAGGCAGCATGAGTGAACATGGGTTTCCAATGAAATTATGGCTCTGAAGCCACATAAACTGGTGTTTGTTgtatcttcttttcatttaaagTGCACCTCCCTAAAGAGTTTGAGGCATAAATAGATTTACCATTAGTAATGGAAAGGTGATATTCCAAGAAAAAGGGGGCAAAGAAATATGAAGAAAGGGTTTATTTTAAGGGAGATTCATTATTATACCAAACataggggcccaaattataaaaaaaccctacaTGAAATGGATTTTAGAAACATACTCAAAGCTcgtttacaacataacaaaaatgttttgaactttctataaattacaaaattaccatcaatttcttaaaacaagtccaacgccaaaatctcataaaaacattcaacaaggcattaaagtaatttaataatcaaaattaaattcaatagggccagctcttattttttgggtttgtttatagaaattaaataatataggATTTATCTATATCATTAGTACTAAGAAACGATATATAACTtaatatatccttttttttaataacaagaaaaccactcaaaataaatttaattttcttggttAAACAAGCAGAaggtatttgttcttttttttttttttttccctttcttggGAGAAAAGTAGTTGAGATTAAAGACTAagagatatttaaaaatagaataaaatgTATTTTCACACGGCAAGCCAATTTTTTACACATTAGAGCTTGCTAAGAATCAAAACAGCTAAAATTACATCACACACTGTTTCAACTAACCCTCAGTCACTCTCATCCTGCTGACTAATAGGCCTTATTTCCTTACATTATATACCAGCTGCTCTTCccaatctctctctcaagaTCTTCGCTCCAAAGTACCTGCATATCAAACAACACAtaacaaattaatttcaatttcacttattttctttctaagAAGGGGGAGGCAATTCCACCCAAACATGATTGTTCATATGATCATATGTATACATACCTGCCCATCATCATGACAGTGGCTTGAGGATTAGTCCCTGGGGATTCAGAAAATGTCGAGCTATCGACAACCCGGACCCTGTCTACACCAAGAACTTTGTGCTGAGGGCTAACCACAGTGCCCACATGAGCACCTCCATGGTAGTGCCAAATAGTGATCACAGTGTCTTTGCAGAACTGCTCCAAGGACTTTGTGTCATTGGTATGCTTGGGGATGAGGTTAACATTAGCCTCGACACTCATGTTAAGCACCTTCTCCACAGTTTGCTTGTTACATCTTGTGTAGTTTGTGAAATGCTCTGATTGCACAACCTTCGTGGCTACACGGATTCCATCAACACAGCGTTGAAGATCGTACGGGTGGCTGAAGTAATTGAAGGTGACAGAGGGGTTATCATCAACATTAGTGTTGACCAAGCTAAGGTCACCTTTAGAAATTGGGTTGGCAATTTTTTCTAGAATGAAGCCTCCTTTGAATGCCTCGTGGGGCAAGTTTCTCTTGCGCCTAATGTATGCTTGAACTGCTTCTGGGGTTCTTTGCTTTGGGGGAATAGTAGATAGCTGCCCAATCTGCAAGTTATATAACAAAATGCAGTTCATGAAACTGAGAAAACAGAAATCAAATCCATGAGAATCTCATGAGTATTGAGCATCACGAGAAACTTCTCAA includes the following:
- the LOC117620747 gene encoding receptor-like serine/threonine-protein kinase ALE2 encodes the protein MGMQLNLLLVQMCLIVGVLPFHGSAEHAVSPKSPLSFGWKRHEKLVALPPRKAFQHILPSDYSPDKASHPHSAILPSSIAVPPTSSEGPAKKWVHGPISSPSISHHKHHHKSKKFHSSAPEPTYSRQGPAVSPLQSPFSSTSSWAAAAPSPTTLTSHYNMPVFPPTVSPVGSSLKNTKAPPPSPILALPPPPPSEDCSSITCTEPLTYTPLGSSCGCVRPIQVQLQLGVAIYTFFPLVSELAEEIAASVALNHSQVRIMGADAVSQQLEKSAVLINLVPTGITFDGTTAFQIYEKFWRRQVSIKPSLFGDYEVFYVHYPGVPPSPPSASSSISTTDDGPYTGKDNNGRAIKPFGVDVPRRKRDGLGKSMIAVIVVSSFTAFLLCVGVVWLLLLKCGSCHSHQLEKFPQTLTSSPTKLSGAPRSVMFGSMRGSGSTSLSSGTLNYTGSAKTFTLNDMERATNNFDASRILGEGGFGLVYSGILDDGREVAVKVLKREDHHGSREFLAEVEMLSRLHHRNLVKLIGICTEGHTRCLVYELVPNGSVESHLHGIDKETDPLDWDARIKIALGAARGLAYLHEDSNPRVIHRDFKASNILLEYDCTPKVSDFGLARAALEEGKRHISTHVMGTFGYLAPEYAMTGHLLVKSDVYSYGVVLLELLSGRKPVDLSQPPGQENLVAWARPLLTSKEGLEMIIDPALKPSDISWDSVTKVAAIASMCIQPEVSHRPFMGEVVQALKLVCNEFKETQEVGASTSCGQDDLFIHIDSGSLEASQSQQEQELPGFGAGHGTKIPSTSDLLSAPVGLEVEGQEFGSFRRYSSSGPLRTGKRKQFWQRLRSLSRGSMSEHGFPMKLWL